One genomic segment of Mytilus trossulus isolate FHL-02 chromosome 4, PNRI_Mtr1.1.1.hap1, whole genome shotgun sequence includes these proteins:
- the LOC134715403 gene encoding sperm flagellar protein 1-like isoform X6: MDMDTITFRKQLNGLTRVDMEEYFDDVEVENLYHWIDRIPLSRPKKNVVKDFSDGVLVAEIVAHYLPKWVELHNYTPAAATKQKMENWYLLNRRVLRKLDLDLSDDVIRALANTTNPKPRVIEKVLMLLRMQIDKMMEKQEALVPVTSKSTGRHSPEKVSSPRKYQRGEIPHSHPDRSTYLGDGKQPLYEPKLFIVPSSENVSRSLLEEKEMESLAKTETIKILNSKIKRLEQLLHFKDIRVEDLQSQLSVVQGMYYVTNKRYR, encoded by the exons ATGGATATGGACACTATCACTTTTCGTAAACAGTTAAATGGACTGACCAGAGTAGACATGGAAGAGTACTTTGACGATGTTGAAGTTGAGAATTTATACCATTGGATTGATAGAATTCCACTCTCTAGGCCAAAGAAAAACGTTGTGAAAGATTTCTCGGATGGAG tgcTAGTAGCAGAAATTGTTGCACATTATCTTCCTAAATGGGTAGAGCTTCACAATTATACACCAGCTGCAGCAACGAAGCAAAAAATGGAGAACTGGTATTTATTAAATAG acGAGTACTACGAAAATTAGATTTAGACTTGTCAGATGATGTTATAAGGGCACTGGCTAATACCACAAATCCAAAACCTAGGGTAATAGAAAAGGTTTTGATGTTACTACGTATGCAGATTGACAAGATGATGGAAAAACAAG AAGCATTAGTTCCTGTTACATCAAAATCTACAGGGAGACATTCTCCAGAAAAAGTATCATCACCTAGAAAATATCAACGAGGAGAAATTCCACACAGTCACCCAGACAGATC GACATATTTAGGAGATGGAAAACAGCCTTTGTATGAACCAAAACTATTTATTGTACCATCATCAGAAAATGTATCCAGAAGTTTACTTGAAGAAAAGGAAATGGAAAGTCTTGCTAAAACTGAAACAATTAAA atactgaattcaaaaataaagagATTAGAACAACTGCTTCACTTTAAGGATATTAGAGTAGAGGACTTACAATCACAACTCTCAGTAGTGCAAGGAATGTATTATGTGACAAATAAAAGATACCGATAA
- the LOC134715403 gene encoding sperm flagellar protein 1-like isoform X5 codes for MDMDTITFRKQLNGLTRVDMEEYFDDVEVENLYHWIDRIPLSRPKKNVVKDFSDGVLVAEIVAHYLPKWVELHNYTPAAATKQKMENWYLLNRRVLRKLDLDLSDDVIRALANTTNPKPRVIEKVLMLLRMQIDKMMEKQGRSRREIDLSMSIDKDLIKDSKALVPVTSKSTGRHSPEKVSSPRKYQRGEIPHSHPDRSTYLGDGKQPLYEPKLFIVPSSENVSRSLLEEKEMESLAKTETIKILNSKIKRLEQLLHLKEIRIEDLQTQLSQVQGMYYVTTKRYR; via the exons ATGGATATGGACACTATCACTTTTCGTAAACAGTTAAATGGACTGACCAGAGTAGACATGGAAGAGTACTTTGACGATGTTGAAGTTGAGAATTTATACCATTGGATTGATAGAATTCCACTCTCTAGGCCAAAGAAAAACGTTGTGAAAGATTTCTCGGATGGAG tgcTAGTAGCAGAAATTGTTGCACATTATCTTCCTAAATGGGTAGAGCTTCACAATTATACACCAGCTGCAGCAACGAAGCAAAAAATGGAGAACTGGTATTTATTAAATAG acGAGTACTACGAAAATTAGATTTAGACTTGTCAGATGATGTTATAAGGGCACTGGCTAATACCACAAATCCAAAACCTAGGGTAATAGAAAAGGTTTTGATGTTACTACGTATGCAGATTGACAAGATGATGGAAAAACAAGGTAGGAGTCGGCGGGAAATCGATCTCTCCATGTCCATAGACAAAGATTTGATCAAAGATTCAA AAGCATTAGTTCCTGTTACATCAAAATCTACAGGGAGACATTCTCCAGAAAAAGTATCATCACCTAGAAAATATCAACGAGGAGAAATTCCACACAGTCACCCAGACAGATC GACATATTTAGGAGATGGAAAACAGCCTTTGTATGAACCAAAACTATTTATTGTACCATCATCAGAAAATGTATCCAGAAGTTTACTTGAAGAAAAGGAAATGGAAAGTCTTGCTAAAACTGAAACAATTAAA ATActgaattcaaaaataaagagATTAGAACAACTACTTCACTTAAAAGAAATCAGAATAGAAGACTTACAAACTCAACTCTCACAAGTGCAAGGAATGTATTATGTGACAACTAAAAGATATAGATAA
- the LOC134715403 gene encoding sperm flagellar protein 1-like isoform X1 translates to MDMDTITFRKQLNGLTRVDMEEYFDDVEVENLYHWIDRIPLSRPKKNVVKDFSDGVLVAEIVAHYLPKWVELHNYTPAAATKQKMENWYLLNRRVLRKLDLDLSDDVIRALANTTNPKPRVIEKVLMLLRMQIDKMMEKQGRSRREIDLSMSIDKDLIKDSKALVPVTSKSTGRHSPEKVSSPRKYQRGEIPHSHPDRSLFTASFNDFDGAYPRPKNPYYWTYLGDGKQPLYEPKLFIVPSSENVSRSLLEEKEMESLAKTETIKILNSKIKRLEQLLHFKDIRVEDLQSQLSVVQGMYYVTNKRYR, encoded by the exons ATGGATATGGACACTATCACTTTTCGTAAACAGTTAAATGGACTGACCAGAGTAGACATGGAAGAGTACTTTGACGATGTTGAAGTTGAGAATTTATACCATTGGATTGATAGAATTCCACTCTCTAGGCCAAAGAAAAACGTTGTGAAAGATTTCTCGGATGGAG tgcTAGTAGCAGAAATTGTTGCACATTATCTTCCTAAATGGGTAGAGCTTCACAATTATACACCAGCTGCAGCAACGAAGCAAAAAATGGAGAACTGGTATTTATTAAATAG acGAGTACTACGAAAATTAGATTTAGACTTGTCAGATGATGTTATAAGGGCACTGGCTAATACCACAAATCCAAAACCTAGGGTAATAGAAAAGGTTTTGATGTTACTACGTATGCAGATTGACAAGATGATGGAAAAACAAGGTAGGAGTCGGCGGGAAATCGATCTCTCCATGTCCATAGACAAAGATTTGATCAAAGATTCAA AAGCATTAGTTCCTGTTACATCAAAATCTACAGGGAGACATTCTCCAGAAAAAGTATCATCACCTAGAAAATATCAACGAGGAGAAATTCCACACAGTCACCCAGACAGATC tttatttactGCCAGCTTCAACGATTTTGATGG AGCTTATCCGAGACCAAAAAATCCTTATTATTG GACATATTTAGGAGATGGAAAACAGCCTTTGTATGAACCAAAACTATTTATTGTACCATCATCAGAAAATGTATCCAGAAGTTTACTTGAAGAAAAGGAAATGGAAAGTCTTGCTAAAACTGAAACAATTAAA atactgaattcaaaaataaagagATTAGAACAACTGCTTCACTTTAAGGATATTAGAGTAGAGGACTTACAATCACAACTCTCAGTAGTGCAAGGAATGTATTATGTGACAAATAAAAGATACCGATAA
- the LOC134715403 gene encoding sperm flagellar protein 1-like isoform X2, which produces MDMDTITFRKQLNGLTRVDMEEYFDDVEVENLYHWIDRIPLSRPKKNVVKDFSDGVLVAEIVAHYLPKWVELHNYTPAAATKQKMENWYLLNRRVLRKLDLDLSDDVIRALANTTNPKPRVIEKVLMLLRMQIDKMMEKQGRSRREIDLSMSIDKDLIKDSKALVPVTSKSTGRHSPEKVSSPRKYQRGEIPHSHPDRSLFTASFNDFDGAYPRPKNPYYWTYLGDGKQPLYEPKLFIVPSSENVSRSLLEEKEMESLAKTETIKILNSKIKRLEQLLHLKEIRIEDLQTQLSQVQGMYYVTTKRYR; this is translated from the exons ATGGATATGGACACTATCACTTTTCGTAAACAGTTAAATGGACTGACCAGAGTAGACATGGAAGAGTACTTTGACGATGTTGAAGTTGAGAATTTATACCATTGGATTGATAGAATTCCACTCTCTAGGCCAAAGAAAAACGTTGTGAAAGATTTCTCGGATGGAG tgcTAGTAGCAGAAATTGTTGCACATTATCTTCCTAAATGGGTAGAGCTTCACAATTATACACCAGCTGCAGCAACGAAGCAAAAAATGGAGAACTGGTATTTATTAAATAG acGAGTACTACGAAAATTAGATTTAGACTTGTCAGATGATGTTATAAGGGCACTGGCTAATACCACAAATCCAAAACCTAGGGTAATAGAAAAGGTTTTGATGTTACTACGTATGCAGATTGACAAGATGATGGAAAAACAAGGTAGGAGTCGGCGGGAAATCGATCTCTCCATGTCCATAGACAAAGATTTGATCAAAGATTCAA AAGCATTAGTTCCTGTTACATCAAAATCTACAGGGAGACATTCTCCAGAAAAAGTATCATCACCTAGAAAATATCAACGAGGAGAAATTCCACACAGTCACCCAGACAGATC tttatttactGCCAGCTTCAACGATTTTGATGG AGCTTATCCGAGACCAAAAAATCCTTATTATTG GACATATTTAGGAGATGGAAAACAGCCTTTGTATGAACCAAAACTATTTATTGTACCATCATCAGAAAATGTATCCAGAAGTTTACTTGAAGAAAAGGAAATGGAAAGTCTTGCTAAAACTGAAACAATTAAA ATActgaattcaaaaataaagagATTAGAACAACTACTTCACTTAAAAGAAATCAGAATAGAAGACTTACAAACTCAACTCTCACAAGTGCAAGGAATGTATTATGTGACAACTAAAAGATATAGATAA
- the LOC134715403 gene encoding sperm flagellar protein 1-like isoform X3, whose translation MDMDTITFRKQLNGLTRVDMEEYFDDVEVENLYHWIDRIPLSRPKKNVVKDFSDGVLVAEIVAHYLPKWVELHNYTPAAATKQKMENWYLLNRRVLRKLDLDLSDDVIRALANTTNPKPRVIEKVLMLLRMQIDKMMEKQEALVPVTSKSTGRHSPEKVSSPRKYQRGEIPHSHPDRSLFTASFNDFDGAYPRPKNPYYWTYLGDGKQPLYEPKLFIVPSSENVSRSLLEEKEMESLAKTETIKILNSKIKRLEQLLHFKDIRVEDLQSQLSVVQGMYYVTNKRYR comes from the exons ATGGATATGGACACTATCACTTTTCGTAAACAGTTAAATGGACTGACCAGAGTAGACATGGAAGAGTACTTTGACGATGTTGAAGTTGAGAATTTATACCATTGGATTGATAGAATTCCACTCTCTAGGCCAAAGAAAAACGTTGTGAAAGATTTCTCGGATGGAG tgcTAGTAGCAGAAATTGTTGCACATTATCTTCCTAAATGGGTAGAGCTTCACAATTATACACCAGCTGCAGCAACGAAGCAAAAAATGGAGAACTGGTATTTATTAAATAG acGAGTACTACGAAAATTAGATTTAGACTTGTCAGATGATGTTATAAGGGCACTGGCTAATACCACAAATCCAAAACCTAGGGTAATAGAAAAGGTTTTGATGTTACTACGTATGCAGATTGACAAGATGATGGAAAAACAAG AAGCATTAGTTCCTGTTACATCAAAATCTACAGGGAGACATTCTCCAGAAAAAGTATCATCACCTAGAAAATATCAACGAGGAGAAATTCCACACAGTCACCCAGACAGATC tttatttactGCCAGCTTCAACGATTTTGATGG AGCTTATCCGAGACCAAAAAATCCTTATTATTG GACATATTTAGGAGATGGAAAACAGCCTTTGTATGAACCAAAACTATTTATTGTACCATCATCAGAAAATGTATCCAGAAGTTTACTTGAAGAAAAGGAAATGGAAAGTCTTGCTAAAACTGAAACAATTAAA atactgaattcaaaaataaagagATTAGAACAACTGCTTCACTTTAAGGATATTAGAGTAGAGGACTTACAATCACAACTCTCAGTAGTGCAAGGAATGTATTATGTGACAAATAAAAGATACCGATAA
- the LOC134715403 gene encoding sperm flagellar protein 1-like isoform X4 → MDMDTITFRKQLNGLTRVDMEEYFDDVEVENLYHWIDRIPLSRPKKNVVKDFSDGVLVAEIVAHYLPKWVELHNYTPAAATKQKMENWYLLNRRVLRKLDLDLSDDVIRALANTTNPKPRVIEKVLMLLRMQIDKMMEKQGRSRREIDLSMSIDKDLIKDSKALVPVTSKSTGRHSPEKVSSPRKYQRGEIPHSHPDRSTYLGDGKQPLYEPKLFIVPSSENVSRSLLEEKEMESLAKTETIKILNSKIKRLEQLLHFKDIRVEDLQSQLSVVQGMYYVTNKRYR, encoded by the exons ATGGATATGGACACTATCACTTTTCGTAAACAGTTAAATGGACTGACCAGAGTAGACATGGAAGAGTACTTTGACGATGTTGAAGTTGAGAATTTATACCATTGGATTGATAGAATTCCACTCTCTAGGCCAAAGAAAAACGTTGTGAAAGATTTCTCGGATGGAG tgcTAGTAGCAGAAATTGTTGCACATTATCTTCCTAAATGGGTAGAGCTTCACAATTATACACCAGCTGCAGCAACGAAGCAAAAAATGGAGAACTGGTATTTATTAAATAG acGAGTACTACGAAAATTAGATTTAGACTTGTCAGATGATGTTATAAGGGCACTGGCTAATACCACAAATCCAAAACCTAGGGTAATAGAAAAGGTTTTGATGTTACTACGTATGCAGATTGACAAGATGATGGAAAAACAAGGTAGGAGTCGGCGGGAAATCGATCTCTCCATGTCCATAGACAAAGATTTGATCAAAGATTCAA AAGCATTAGTTCCTGTTACATCAAAATCTACAGGGAGACATTCTCCAGAAAAAGTATCATCACCTAGAAAATATCAACGAGGAGAAATTCCACACAGTCACCCAGACAGATC GACATATTTAGGAGATGGAAAACAGCCTTTGTATGAACCAAAACTATTTATTGTACCATCATCAGAAAATGTATCCAGAAGTTTACTTGAAGAAAAGGAAATGGAAAGTCTTGCTAAAACTGAAACAATTAAA atactgaattcaaaaataaagagATTAGAACAACTGCTTCACTTTAAGGATATTAGAGTAGAGGACTTACAATCACAACTCTCAGTAGTGCAAGGAATGTATTATGTGACAAATAAAAGATACCGATAA